From a region of the Helianthus annuus cultivar XRQ/B chromosome 5, HanXRQr2.0-SUNRISE, whole genome shotgun sequence genome:
- the LOC110942039 gene encoding WD repeat-containing protein 25 isoform X2 yields MDLLCNAYSNTSDEDEDVEKRALPPLKRAKHEFLHTSSRTLPVVGLTQSKNIPTEAPIAGRYISKRERTLMASASQSSLVGPPTYSACSPVQGSISDSYIRKDILLSLRNRTKDYSNSVHTSERISTPLTGHTKAVNAIQWSKTHSHLLASAGMDSSIHIWNVWNTEQKKSRVFNIHTAAVKDIQWSNHGLSLLSCGYDCSSRLVDVEKGLETRVFKEDQAVGVIKFHPNNSNLFLSGGSNGLIRLWDIRTGNEVNRYSRGLGPILDLEFMNNTREFISSSDESKSNISENSIIVWDVSRQVPLSNQAGPAFTGTKNGPTSPTHNLSTKDKPRT; encoded by the exons ATGGATCTACTCTGCAATGCTTACTCCAATACTTCAGATGAAGATGAAGACGTTGAAAAACGTGCACTTCCGCCCCTCAAACGGGCCAAACATGAATTTCTGCATACATCAAGCAGGACTTTGCCTGTTGTTGGCCTAACTCAATCAAAAAATATTCCAACTGAAGCACCGATTGCAGGGAGATACATATCAAAGCGAGAACGCACACTCATGGCTTCTGCTTCTCAATCTTCCCTTGTGGGACCCCCTACTTATTCAGCATGTTCCCCTG TTCAAGGAAGCATCTCAGATTCCTACATACGAAAAGACATTTTATTATCGTTGAGGAATCGAACAAAGGACTATTCAAATTCTGTCCATACATCTGAGAGGATTTCCACACCTCTTACTGGCCATACAAAGGCTGTGAATGCAATACAGTGGTCAAAAACTCATT CTCATCTTCTTGCATCTGCCGGTATGGATTCGTCCATTCACATATGGAACGTATGGAATACGGAACAGAAAAAGTCACGCGTATTCAACATTCATACCGCAGCAGTAAAAGACATCCAATGGTCAAATCACGGTCTTTCTTTACTCTCCTGTGGATATGATTGTTCATCAAGATTAGTCGACGTTGAAAAAGGGTTAGAAACTCGTGTATTTAAAGAAGATCAAGCCGTTGGAGTCATTAAGTTTCATCCTAACAATTCTAACCTTTTTCTATCTGGTGGGTCAAACGGTCTTATTCGGTTATGGGATATTAGAACCGGGAATGAAGTGAATCGGTATTCTCGTGGGCTTGGCCCGATTCTTGATTTGGAGTTTATGAACAATACACGGGAATTTATTTCTTCGAGTGATGAATCCAAAAGTAACATTAGTGAGAATTCAATCATTGTTTGGGATGTCTCACGACAGGTTCCTCTATCGAACCAG GCAGGGCCCGCTTTTACGGGTACTAAAAATGGCCCAACAAGCCCGACCCACAACCTCTCTACCAAAGACAAACCGAGAACTTAA
- the LOC110942039 gene encoding WD repeat-containing protein 25 isoform X1, which produces MDLLCNAYSNTSDEDEDVEKRALPPLKRAKHEFLHTSSRTLPVVGLTQSKNIPTEAPIAGRYISKRERTLMASASQSSLVGPPTYSACSPVQGSISDSYIRKDILLSLRNRTKDYSNSVHTSERISTPLTGHTKAVNAIQWSKTHSHLLASAGMDSSIHIWNVWNTEQKKSRVFNIHTAAVKDIQWSNHGLSLLSCGYDCSSRLVDVEKGLETRVFKEDQAVGVIKFHPNNSNLFLSGGSNGLIRLWDIRTGNEVNRYSRGLGPILDLEFMNNTREFISSSDESKSNISENSIIVWDVSRQVPLSNQIYVEAYTCPCIRHHPNDPYFVAQSNGNYIAIFSSKPPFRLDKYKRYESHGVSGFPIKCNFSPDGKKLATGSSDGCIYFYDTKTCHLIKKTKVYEQTCVDVAFHPVISNIIASCSWNGEISVFE; this is translated from the exons ATGGATCTACTCTGCAATGCTTACTCCAATACTTCAGATGAAGATGAAGACGTTGAAAAACGTGCACTTCCGCCCCTCAAACGGGCCAAACATGAATTTCTGCATACATCAAGCAGGACTTTGCCTGTTGTTGGCCTAACTCAATCAAAAAATATTCCAACTGAAGCACCGATTGCAGGGAGATACATATCAAAGCGAGAACGCACACTCATGGCTTCTGCTTCTCAATCTTCCCTTGTGGGACCCCCTACTTATTCAGCATGTTCCCCTG TTCAAGGAAGCATCTCAGATTCCTACATACGAAAAGACATTTTATTATCGTTGAGGAATCGAACAAAGGACTATTCAAATTCTGTCCATACATCTGAGAGGATTTCCACACCTCTTACTGGCCATACAAAGGCTGTGAATGCAATACAGTGGTCAAAAACTCATT CTCATCTTCTTGCATCTGCCGGTATGGATTCGTCCATTCACATATGGAACGTATGGAATACGGAACAGAAAAAGTCACGCGTATTCAACATTCATACCGCAGCAGTAAAAGACATCCAATGGTCAAATCACGGTCTTTCTTTACTCTCCTGTGGATATGATTGTTCATCAAGATTAGTCGACGTTGAAAAAGGGTTAGAAACTCGTGTATTTAAAGAAGATCAAGCCGTTGGAGTCATTAAGTTTCATCCTAACAATTCTAACCTTTTTCTATCTGGTGGGTCAAACGGTCTTATTCGGTTATGGGATATTAGAACCGGGAATGAAGTGAATCGGTATTCTCGTGGGCTTGGCCCGATTCTTGATTTGGAGTTTATGAACAATACACGGGAATTTATTTCTTCGAGTGATGAATCCAAAAGTAACATTAGTGAGAATTCAATCATTGTTTGGGATGTCTCACGACAGGTTCCTCTATCGAACCAG ATCTACGTGGAAGCGTATACATGCCCGTGTATACGACATCATCCAAACGATCCGTATTTCGTGGCCCAATCAAATGGAAATTACATAGCAATATTTTCATCCAAACCGCCATTTAGGCTCGATAAATACAAAAGATACGAAAGCCATGGTGTTTCCGGGTTCCCTATCAAGTGCAATTTCAGCCCGGATGGTAAAAAACTCGCCACCGGGTCGTCAGACGGGTGCATATACTTTTACGACACGAAAACTTGCCACCTTATTAAAAAAACCAAAGTGTATGAACAAACATGCGTAGATGTAGCGTTCCATCCCGTCATATCAAACATAATTGCTTCCTGCAGTTGGAATGGAGAAATCTCGGTTTTTGAATGA